GGCGCGCTGACGAAGGGGATGGCGGGTTTGGAAATGGCGCCCATCGGCGAAATGGCGGAAGCGGGCGCCGTAGCCATCTCCGACGACGAAAACGGGATTATGGATTCTTACCTCATGCAACGGACGATGGAATATTCCACGATCTTCCAAATTCCCATTATCAACCATGCGGAAGATCACGCGCTGACGCAGGATGCTGTCGTCAACGAAGGCAAAATGTCTGTAACGCTGGGCTTGTTCGGCTCTCCGAAAGAAGCGGAAGCCATCCAGGTCGCCCGCGATCTCATTCTCGCCAAAAAAACGGGGGCGCATATTCATTTCGCCCATATCAGCGCGGCGGAATCGGTGGATATCCTGCGTTTTTACAAATCGAAAGGCGTCAAAGCCACGGCGGAGACGGCGCCCCATTATCTCGTTCTCACCGATGAGGCGGTGGATCATTACAATACGGACGCAAAAGTGCGCCCGCCCTTGCGCAGCAAGGAAGATCAGGACGCTCTCTACGAAGGACTGCGGGATGGTACCATCGATTGCATCGCTACGGACCACTCGCCTCATAGCCTCATGGAGAAAGATCAGGAATTTCCCCTGGCGCCTTTTGGAATTGTTGGGCTGGAAACACTGCTTCCTTTGGTCATGGGACGCATTTGGCAACGCTCCGGCTTGGAATTGCTGGACCTCTTGAATCTTGTCACCTTTAAGCCCGCCCAAGTAATGAAATTGCCGGGAGGCCGGATCGAGGTTGGAGGTCCCGCCGATCTGGTCCTCTGGAATCCGGAACCGGTTTATACAATCGACAAAAACCAATTCTATTCCAAATCCCGCAATACTCCTTTCCATGGCTGGGAAGTAAAAGGCCGCGTCGAAGCGACGTATATTGGAGGAAAGAAAATTTACCCCTTTTCTCCTGTCTGAAAGAGAACAAAGCTTACGTTTTCCAAAAATTCATGTAAAATGATTCCTAATAAGCATAGTTTTATGACGTACCGGTTTTGCGTCTCATGACTTCCCTGCCGTATTGTTTTGAGAGGCAACAATAAGTACTTTTAGAACATGCAACTCAAAACAAATCAAGGAGAAGTATCATGGCGACAGGAAAAGTAAAGTGGTTTAACGAGAGCAAAGGGTACGGTTTTATTGCGGAAGACAGCGGGCGTGAATTATTTGTTCACCATACGGGAATCTCCGGAAACGGCTTCAAAAATCTTTATGAGGGACAAAAAGTTCAGTTCGATACTGAGCAAGGCCCCAAAGGTCCGAAAGCCGTAAACGTCTCCGCGTTAGACTAGTATTATCTCCCAATCGCAAAAAAAGCCGTTGGCGATTCATCCGAGCCGCCAACGGCTTTTTAATTTTAAAAATCGATCGCAAAGGAATCTATCGCGTGGCGCCAAGGGCAAGGCGTCAGACTACCCTTGAGGGAACGATCAAAGGCAGACTTCGTCTTGCCTTTGCCACCCCGTTTTTTTCATCATTCATCATTCCGAACTCACACGCTCTCCGGCGTGGGATGCTCCCACGGTTGCCTGTATGGCCTCTGCAACAGCTTATTCGCCTCTTCGTCGCCGATGACTCGCCCCTTTTCCGGATCCCAGGCGAGGGTCCGGCCTAGTTTGGCGGATAGATTGGCCATGATGCAGCTGGAACTGGAGATGTAGCCTTGCTCGATGTCGGAAACGGGCTTGCTGCGGGAATCGATCGCTGCCAGGAAGTTTTTCATGTGGGTGCGCAACGACGCTGCGACATGGCGTTCCAGGTCTTTTTCCGTTTCGTCTTCGGGATATTTATCGTATTCGTAAGCGACGTCCTGATGAATCGGCTCCCCGGCGCCTTCGGGAATGAAGTCGAATCCGAAAACGCTCATTTTTAACGTTCCTTTATCGCCATAGATCGTCGCCGACCAGGGATACTTAGGATCGGGCGCAGCGCCCCAAGCGCGTTGCTGCCATACGACGTTGAGGTTGTCGTATTCGAAGGATGCGGTCTGCGTATCGAAGGTATTGGCTTTGCTGTCTGGATGGATCAGGATGTTTCCGTAGGAACTGATCCGCTTCGGCCAGCCCAGATCCAGCAGCCAACGAACCATATCGAACATGTGAACGCACATGTCGCCCATAATGCCATTGCCGTATTCCATGAAGGCTCGCCAGCCTCTGGGATGCGTCCATTTCGTGAAGGGGCGCATGGGCGCCGGTCCCGTCCACATTTCGTAATCGAGATTTTCGGGGGGATCGATGTTGGGAGGATTGCCGTTGGCGCGCATGTGCCAATAGCAGCAAATCTCAACGTGTCCGATCTTGCCCAATTTGCCTTCGCGAAGAATTTTATCGCGGGCGTCGATGAGATGGGGAGTGCTGCGCCGCTGCATTCCCACTTGCACCACCCGATTGTATTTGCGGGCCGCCGCCAGCATAGCCTGGCCTTCGATAACATCGACGCTGATGGGTTTTTCAACATATACGTCGGCTCCGGCTTTGACGGCGGCGATCATGGGCAAGCAATGCCAATGATCGGGTGTGGCGACATGCACAATGTCCAACTGTTCCTGCTTGAGCATTTCGCGGAAGTCGCCGTAGGTTCGCGGCTTCTGCTTCGAGAGCTGGCGCGAAGCGACGATCTCGGCGGCTTCGGCAACCATTTTTTTATCGACGTCGCATAATGCCGCCACTTCCACCGGCGCTACCTGAATCAGGCGCAGCAACGCGCTCTTACCGTACCAGCCGCTGCCGATCAGTCCGACGCGCCTTGGCTTTTGAGCATCGTATTCCGCGGCGTAACCGCCCGCCGCCGATAGCATCAATCCCGCTGCGCTTGCTTGTAAAAATTTCCGGCGATTCATAGTTATTCTCCTGAGCGTATATCGTAGGATGGGTCACGTCGTTTGACCCATCAATTACTCCACTACTTAATAATGATGGGTCAAAAAACGCGACCCATCCTACCTTTTCATCACTAATCACTCATCATTTCAAAGCGTCCAGCCTTGGCGGTATTCGCATTGCAGATGCCGGTTGGCATTTTCATGGTTGATAAACCGGCCCTTTATGGAATCCCACCGCAGTTCTACGCCATCGTATATGGTTGCGATCACGCCCAGCAGCGCCAATTCGGTCAGCGGACCGCCGTAGGAAAAGTTCGAACACGCGGGCTTCCCGTCCTTGCAGGCGCGTATCCAGTCCCG
The nucleotide sequence above comes from Candidatus Omnitrophota bacterium. Encoded proteins:
- a CDS encoding dihydroorotase → MKTLIRKARVLNPAAYEDLTADVLIDEGKIADIAPSLSVKDAETVDAEGLWLLPGLIDIHVHLREPGNEGKETIASGARAAAAGGIASIVCMANTTPPIDSKTGIDFIQETAKAAGMARVYPVGALTKGMAGLEMAPIGEMAEAGAVAISDDENGIMDSYLMQRTMEYSTIFQIPIINHAEDHALTQDAVVNEGKMSVTLGLFGSPKEAEAIQVARDLILAKKTGAHIHFAHISAAESVDILRFYKSKGVKATAETAPHYLVLTDEAVDHYNTDAKVRPPLRSKEDQDALYEGLRDGTIDCIATDHSPHSLMEKDQEFPLAPFGIVGLETLLPLVMGRIWQRSGLELLDLLNLVTFKPAQVMKLPGGRIEVGGPADLVLWNPEPVYTIDKNQFYSKSRNTPFHGWEVKGRVEATYIGGKKIYPFSPV
- a CDS encoding cold-shock protein; protein product: MATGKVKWFNESKGYGFIAEDSGRELFVHHTGISGNGFKNLYEGQKVQFDTEQGPKGPKAVNVSALD
- a CDS encoding Gfo/Idh/MocA family oxidoreductase gives rise to the protein MNRRKFLQASAAGLMLSAAGGYAAEYDAQKPRRVGLIGSGWYGKSALLRLIQVAPVEVAALCDVDKKMVAEAAEIVASRQLSKQKPRTYGDFREMLKQEQLDIVHVATPDHWHCLPMIAAVKAGADVYVEKPISVDVIEGQAMLAAARKYNRVVQVGMQRRSTPHLIDARDKILREGKLGKIGHVEICCYWHMRANGNPPNIDPPENLDYEMWTGPAPMRPFTKWTHPRGWRAFMEYGNGIMGDMCVHMFDMVRWLLDLGWPKRISSYGNILIHPDSKANTFDTQTASFEYDNLNVVWQQRAWGAAPDPKYPWSATIYGDKGTLKMSVFGFDFIPEGAGEPIHQDVAYEYDKYPEDETEKDLERHVAASLRTHMKNFLAAIDSRSKPVSDIEQGYISSSSCIMANLSAKLGRTLAWDPEKGRVIGDEEANKLLQRPYRQPWEHPTPESV